Below is a window of Pyrobaculum aerophilum str. IM2 DNA.
AGGCTTGAGAGGGGAACTGACGGGACGGGGCGCTACGTAGAGCCCAATGTAATAGACGTGCCGCACTGGGCGTCTTTTTGGCCACAGATAGAAGAGGCAGAGGATATAGTCATATGCCCGTGTAATAACGCCCGTATAAATGACGTGTTGAAAGAGATCAAGCAACTCAACAGGATGAAAGAGTTGAAAGTAAAGATAACACACGAAGAGACTGAGTTGCTAAGACAGTTGAAACTGCCCAAGTTGTCTTTTGGGGATGACGTCTGTGCGGAAAGCGTGTGTTTAACCTACGCCTCAATTATACTGGGCGGGTTCTTAGCACAGAGACCCGGCTATTTCATCTATGGGAAGCCGCAGATGCTTTACAGCGACACTAGTTGAGAAAGCAACGCCTTTAGTTTCTCAAAACCCTCTTTTGTCTCTGACTCTATCTTAACTCTAATCAACGGCTCTGTGTTGCTAGGCCGTATGAGTATTCTACCCTCTTTTGTCCTTATGTCAACTCCATCTATCTCATAAAACTCCATTCCTGAGATCTTACGCTTTATGTCTCCCATGGCTTTTTTCGGATCTGGAAACCTTATGTCAATACGTTCTTCGTATACTTTAGGAGCGTTTTTTAATACCTCGTCTAGAGTAATTCCGACCTCGCTGAGTATTGACAAGAGTTTTAAAGCGGCGTAAATACCGTCGTCAAAATAGTTATGTTCTCTAAAGCCTATGTGGCCGCTGTACTCCGCCCAGAAGAGGGCGTTGTGTTTAACAGCTGTAGGTTTTTGAAAACTGTGGCCTACTCTCTGCCGGATTATCTTCACGCCTCTTTCCTCTGCAATTTTTTCGAGATAGAGGGGCATTGTGACGTCCAGCACCACTACGTCGCCCGGCCTTGCGTAGTAATTCAAAAGTGCGTATACAACTTTCTCCGGTCTAAAAATCTCGCCGCTACTTGTGACGATGCCAACTCTGTCGCAATCTCCGTCTAGTGCAATACCTACATCTAGCTTGTTTTCAACAACTAAACTACGTAATTGTCGCAAATTCTCCGCCTTCTCCGGGTCGGGAAGGTGCGCAGGGAAGCGGCCGTCAGGGTAGTCGTTTATGGCCACTACTTTCTTAAAAACTCTGTCAAGAAGAGGTTTCAATACCACCCCCGCGGCGTTTGCCGGATCAAAGCCTATGGAGAAATCGAGCTTGCCGAATCTGTTGAACATGTAGTCAAAATATTTAGACAGTACGTCGTTTACATAAACAACGCCTCGTTTAGTGATCGGCGGCGTCTCTAACATCGACGCGAGCTGTTGAATCTCATGGCTTTCTAAATCAAGTCCTCCGCTTTTCATTATCTTCATCCCGTTGTACTCCGGCGGGTTGTGAGACGCCGTTATCATAACTGCTGGCTTTTGTAGCGTTTGAGAGGCGAAGTGAGCTATTGGCGTTGTCGAAGTGCCTATGAATATTACGTGGCCGCCGGCCAAAAGGCCTCTTGACAAGGCCTCTGCGATTTTGAAAGAGTGAGTGCGCACATCCATGCCTACTATTACGTCGCTCCCGTTGAAAAACTTCGAAATGGCGTAGCCTATTTTCTCCACAAGCTCGTCAGTTAATTCGCTTCCGACAACTCCCCTTATGTCATAGGCTTTGAAAACCGACATGACTTCTTTAATACCACAGAGATATATAATTTGTAAGGCCGTTGAGCTGGGCGTTTACGCCGCCTGCCCTTGGAGGCGACAATAGGTATTTATCTCAGAGCTCTATATTTCATGTGAAGCTTTCAGGCATAGCCGACCTTCCCCTTCACGACGGCCACGTACCGTATTGGCTACTCGCCCGCATGAAAAAACTATCATCTCTAATTCTGCGCATAATGTATGAATTATACGGGCCAGACGGCATAGTGGATAGATTTGCCCACCCGGTCTTTTTCCAAGCTTTTAACAACGTCATTGGAATGGATTGGGATAGTTCGGGCAGCACTACAGTCACAACAGCTGTTGTCAAAGAGGCGTTGTGGAAATCTGATATCCCCGTTAAAGTGGCCGGCGGCAAGGGGAGACACGCCTTAAACACGCCGAAGGAGCTCATGGAAATAGCGCGTCTTTTTGACCTCGACGCAAACGAGCTAGTAGTTAAGTCGCGGCTAGCGGCCAAGGTAGACGGCGCGTTGTTACAAGACGGATACGAGCTGTACCACCACGCCTTTATTGTATCCGAGACGGGAAAGTGGGGGGTCATACAACAGGGTCTTAATCCCGATTTAAAAATGGCCCGCCGCTATCACTGGCTCTCTACAGAGGATTTTTTCAACAGCCCCCACGCAGGAGTTGTGGGGATTCGACACGAAAAAGTGCTAAACTTGGCGTCTAAAAACAGTAAAGACAACAGGGCTGTTATTTTAGAGCTTATAAACGAGGGAGCGTCCAAAGTGGCAAGATATCTATACCTCCTGCGGGGACAAGCCACACTATTTGAAACACCCTATTACCACCCGTATATAAAACTCGATATAGATATCAAGGCCGTTGTTAAAAACCTTCCCCCTCCTAAATCCGTCGCAGACTTTAAAGAGCTTTTATTACAATACCGCATAGGCCCCAAGACTCTCCGGGCCCTGTCGCTTGTGGCAGAGCTTATATTTAAAACCCCTGCCGATTGGAACGACCCTGCCGTAGACCCGTTTAAATTCGCCTTTGCAGTAGGTGGTAAAGACGGCGTGCCTTCGCCAATTGATAAAAGAGTATACGATGAGCTCATAACATTGTTAGACGCCGTAGTGGAAAAGGCGAGGGGCGACCCAGGGCTTTACCGCTATTTATCCCACTTGGCAAAAAAGGCTGAGAGTTGGAAGTACCCAAGTGATAAGAAGAGGCCTACGTTGTGACTTAAGGCGTATTGAAACAAGCGGGTCTCAAGCCGGTCCACTCGGCTACTCTGTCGGGGTTTTCCACCACGTATCTCCCAACTATTTCAAAATCTGCCCCTGCCCTCAGCGCATTTCCTGGCTGACCTCCCTGCGCGCCTATGCCGGGCGATATAATGCGGTATTTACAGCCGAGAATTTTCCGCGCTCGGCTTATAAATTCTGGCTGGTTCCCCGGCAACACAAATCCTCTTATCTCCCCCACGTTTTCAATTATTCTTTCCCAAACTTCGTCGTATAGCGTGGGGGCTGTCATTTTCGCCAGCACATAGATGTTTTCCCCACGGGGCAGAGATGGGTATAAAAATCCGTGGACTATAGCGCAACAAGCCCCCTTTTCTATAACTTTATTTATTACTCTATTTGCTATATGAGGGACATCCGCCACTTTTAAGTCCACAATTACATTACCATATCTAGAGATCTCACTGACTATAGATATACCGCCTTCAAATATAAGTTCCCAACCTATTTTAAAACCGGCGACTTTTTCTCTGAGCATTTTAACTAAATCCAGGGCTTTCAATAGGCTTATATCGAGGGCAACTATCACGGGGTTCACGCCCTCATTTTTTATAAAGATATATAAACAGTAACTCACATATGTGGAAGGGGAGAGACGTCATCTCGTCGCGCGATTTTACCAGACACGACTTAGAGGAGTTATTCGATGTGGCCAAGCAAATGGAGAGATACGCAAAAAGCCGAGTGGAGTTATTAAAAGGCAAGATGATGGGCGTGGCGTTTTTCGAGCCATCTACGCGCACAAGACTTAGTTTTGAAGTAGCCATGAAGAGGTTGGGAGGCGACGTAATAGGCTTCAGCGGCGCCGAGGGCACTAGCGTAGAGAAGGGAGAGACTCTAGCCGACACTATTAGAATGCTAGATGCTTACTCTGACATAATAGTAATTAGACATAAATATGAGGGCGCGGCGAAGCTCGCAGCAGAAATAGCAGAAAGCCCGGTGATTAACGGCGGCGACGGCGCTTTTAACCACCCCACTCAAGCTATGCTCGACGTTTATACTATTTGGAGAGAATTCGGCTATGTCGATGGTCTAAATATAGGCATTGTAGGCGATTTACGACACGCGAGGACTGTTAACAGCCTATTAGAGACTCTTGTAAATTTCGACGTAAGAGTGTTTTTAATTTCGCCGGAATACCTACGCCCAAGGGCAGAAACAATTGACTATATACAGTCAAGAGGGATGAAGTACAGTTTTCACAACGGCTTAGAGGAGGTAATTCATGAACTCGACGTGGTATACGTCGTAAGAATTCAAAAAGAGAGGTTTTTAGACCCGCTTGAATATGAAAAAGTAAAAGGCAGTTACAAAATAACGCTTGATGTGTTAAAAAACGCTAAGACAAACCTAATCATTCTACACCCACTACCAAGAGTCGATGAAATCGATCACAAAGTCGACGCAACCCCTTACGCTAAGTATTTTAAACAAGCCGCGCTGGGGGTGCCTCTAAGAATGGCGCTTATATACCTAATCCTGGCTGGGCCATGACTCTGGAGATTAGGATAGATGGGCCTCAGAGGCTTCTCGGAAAAGATGGAAAGACGGAATTTATAATACGCGAGGCCACGCTTAAGGATCTCAACGACATTATTTCAATAAATAGGAAGGTCCTCCCCGAGAACTACCCTAATTGGTTTTTTGTCGAGCACTTAGAGCAATTCCCCAAGGCGTTTATAGTGGCGGAGATTGAGGGAAAAGTAGTGGGGTATGTAATGTCCCGTGTTGAATATGGATGGAGCAATATACACAGGGGGAAGGCGGTTAGAAAAGGCCACATAGTTTCCGTCGGCGTGCTCCCAGAGGCTAGGAGACTTGGTATTGCGACAGCTATGATGTTGAGAGCAATGAAGGCAATGAAAGTTTACTACGGCGCGTCGGAAGTCTATCTCGAAGTGCGCGTGTCCAACACTCCTGCTATTTCTTTATACGAAAAGCTGGGCTATAAAGTGGTTGGTAGAATACCGCGGTACTACAGCGATGGAGAAGACGCCTTTTTAATGGCTTGTCCACTATAGGGGGCACAAAGCAAAATATTTAACTTCTTGCTCCTTCACCTACGTGATCGGGACTATTGCTAAGTGGCAGTTGAGAGGTATTGAGAAAACAGACTTAGATCCCTTAAGGTTTAGAAACACCGCGAGGCTTTTCACTCTTTTAGGCCTGGGGATTATATCCGCAGGCGCCGCGTTTTTATTACTAGGGCTATTCCCCCTCGGCCCGATGTTGCTGGGGGCAGGCGGGTTGGTATTCTTTCTCCCAAAGCTAGTGGTGTCTATACGCGCCGGCTCTATTCGGGAGTTATTATCTACTGAAATGGTGTTTTTCACGGCCCTAGTCCAAATGGCCTTTGCCACCAAGGCCCATCTCAACCTCCTCATTGAGCGCATGACTCGCTATAGAGAGCTCCCCGGGGTGAGGACTCTGGCCATTGCGGCTTGGAACAACGCCAAAATGATTGGCATGGAGCCTCTAGACGCCATGAAACGGGCCGTGGAAAAGCTAGCGCCGCAAAAGCTAGTATACCGCTTTAACTCTCTCTACACCTCGCTGAGAATAGGAGAAGATATTGTCGCCAAGCTCTCCCTTT
It encodes the following:
- the rimI gene encoding ribosomal protein S18-alanine N-acetyltransferase, producing the protein MTLEIRIDGPQRLLGKDGKTEFIIREATLKDLNDIISINRKVLPENYPNWFFVEHLEQFPKAFIVAEIEGKVVGYVMSRVEYGWSNIHRGKAVRKGHIVSVGVLPEARRLGIATAMMLRAMKAMKVYYGASEVYLEVRVSNTPAISLYEKLGYKVVGRIPRYYSDGEDAFLMACPL
- a CDS encoding orotidine 5'-phosphate decarboxylase / HUMPS family protein; the protein is MNPVIVALDISLLKALDLVKMLREKVAGFKIGWELIFEGGISIVSEISRYGNVIVDLKVADVPHIANRVINKVIEKGACCAIVHGFLYPSLPRGENIYVLAKMTAPTLYDEVWERIIENVGEIRGFVLPGNQPEFISRARKILGCKYRIISPGIGAQGGQPGNALRAGADFEIVGRYVVENPDRVAEWTGLRPACFNTP
- the pyrB gene encoding aspartate carbamoyltransferase, which encodes MWKGRDVISSRDFTRHDLEELFDVAKQMERYAKSRVELLKGKMMGVAFFEPSTRTRLSFEVAMKRLGGDVIGFSGAEGTSVEKGETLADTIRMLDAYSDIIVIRHKYEGAAKLAAEIAESPVINGGDGAFNHPTQAMLDVYTIWREFGYVDGLNIGIVGDLRHARTVNSLLETLVNFDVRVFLISPEYLRPRAETIDYIQSRGMKYSFHNGLEEVIHELDVVYVVRIQKERFLDPLEYEKVKGSYKITLDVLKNAKTNLIILHPLPRVDEIDHKVDATPYAKYFKQAALGVPLRMALIYLILAGP
- a CDS encoding DUF763 domain-containing protein, which produces MKLSGIADLPLHDGHVPYWLLARMKKLSSLILRIMYELYGPDGIVDRFAHPVFFQAFNNVIGMDWDSSGSTTVTTAVVKEALWKSDIPVKVAGGKGRHALNTPKELMEIARLFDLDANELVVKSRLAAKVDGALLQDGYELYHHAFIVSETGKWGVIQQGLNPDLKMARRYHWLSTEDFFNSPHAGVVGIRHEKVLNLASKNSKDNRAVILELINEGASKVARYLYLLRGQATLFETPYYHPYIKLDIDIKAVVKNLPPPKSVADFKELLLQYRIGPKTLRALSLVAELIFKTPADWNDPAVDPFKFAFAVGGKDGVPSPIDKRVYDELITLLDAVVEKARGDPGLYRYLSHLAKKAESWKYPSDKKRPTL
- a CDS encoding phosphomannomutase/phosphoglucomutase — protein: MSVFKAYDIRGVVGSELTDELVEKIGYAISKFFNGSDVIVGMDVRTHSFKIAEALSRGLLAGGHVIFIGTSTTPIAHFASQTLQKPAVMITASHNPPEYNGMKIMKSGGLDLESHEIQQLASMLETPPITKRGVVYVNDVLSKYFDYMFNRFGKLDFSIGFDPANAAGVVLKPLLDRVFKKVVAINDYPDGRFPAHLPDPEKAENLRQLRSLVVENKLDVGIALDGDCDRVGIVTSSGEIFRPEKVVYALLNYYARPGDVVVLDVTMPLYLEKIAEERGVKIIRQRVGHSFQKPTAVKHNALFWAEYSGHIGFREHNYFDDGIYAALKLLSILSEVGITLDEVLKNAPKVYEERIDIRFPDPKKAMGDIKRKISGMEFYEIDGVDIRTKEGRILIRPSNTEPLIRVKIESETKEGFEKLKALLSQLVSL